In Bacillota bacterium, the DNA window GTCACTGCCGAGGTGATCCGTGCACTCGAAACTCGCAGCTCTTCGCCTGAACTGTACCAGTTCCTGTTGCATCACAGGATCGTCCAACAGGAGGCCATCTGTCCTCCTGCGCTTATCGGGGATCACCCCGAGTTCCTTCTGGACGAAATCGAGATTCCATCAGGTATGGAATGCCTGTCCAGTCCGCTCGCTCTCCACCTTCTGGTGACTCGTCGGTGCAATCTATTCTGCCCTCACTGTGCCACGGGAGGCGGGGAGGTAGCTCATCATGAGTTGACAGAAGCCGAATTACACGGGCTCCTAGATGAGGCTCTGGAGATGGGAGTCTTCGCTATCTCGCTTTCAGGAGGGGAACCACTGACTAGGTCTGATCTGCTTCCGTTTCTGGCGCGCGCTGATGCCGCGGGGCTGCGGGTGACCGTACTGACAAACGGACTTCTTCTCGATGAGACGATACTAGGCCATATGCCTCGCAATGTCTCCTTCTTGGTCAGCCTGGATGGTCTGGGCGAGGGGTACGAGTACTTCCGCGGGAGCGACAACTACAGGATCATCAGCAGGACGATCAGGCTGCTCCAGGAGTCCGGCCGGCAGTTTGCCCTCACGTGCATGTTCACCAGGCTCAACAAGGATCAGACTCGAAAGGTGATGCAGCGGTTTCTCCTCGCCGAGGGCATCCCGGTAATCCCAACACCGGTGCTGCCCCTGGGGCGGGCGCGCTCCCATGAAGAACTACTGTTGAGTAAAGATGACGCGGAGGCCTTCGTCGCGCTGAAACAGATGAAGCGGGAATACTATGCGACGAAGAAGGCCCGGAGCGATTCCCCATCCGGTCAGCCTTCGTTTACCATCGACGACATGACCGAGATTTTCGAAAGCGCATTCTGGGCATGTTCTGGCACCCGATCGGATCTCGCAGTCAACTTCGACGGCACTGTATACCCTTGCCTGAACTGCGTCTGTGCTTCCGTGTTTCCGTTGGGCAACATCCGGGAGACCACTGTCAAGCAGATCTGGCATTCGAGCGAAGCCACCAAGCGCTTCCGTCAGATCACGTGGTCGGATTTTCGGCGTTGCTCGGGGTGTGACATCGCGTCGTTCTGCAACTTCCGTTGTCCGGCACTCTCCTTAATCGCGCATGGCGACCCCTTGGTCTGTGGGGCCGACGCGTTCACCCAGGCAGTGATCCGGCTTGGTGCGCGGCAGAGGCTTTCCGACCCGCTACGGTGACCTGACCATTTCCCATGAGGGGAGGAGTGAGAGTGAGGCTCAAGCGGCACGCAATGGTCCGGCGAGAGGCATTCGGTGGCCTTGTTCTATGCGATGACCTGTGGCACACGGTGCTCTTCGTGAAACCAGAGGTGGTCGATGCAATCGAAAGCGGTGAGATCCCCCTGTCTATGCAGGAGTACCTGGCCATGCACAATGTTGTTGAGGCCGAAAAACCGGTTGCCCCAAAGCCGGAATGGCGCGAGTACGAACTCCAAGAACTCAAGGTCCCGCAGTCCTGTACGCACCTGGCGGCCCCAATCAGTGTGGCCCTGGAGATCACCAACCGCTGCAACCTCTCCTGTATCCACTGTGCAAACCGGGCGGGCCGGGAATCTCGGGAAGAGTTGACGACCGGCGAAGTGATGAAGCTGTTCGATGA includes these proteins:
- a CDS encoding radical SAM protein, encoding MRIRLKPYVRFRMERFGGLVSNTDGRILFVTAEVIRALETRSSSPELYQFLLHHRIVQQEAICPPALIGDHPEFLLDEIEIPSGMECLSSPLALHLLVTRRCNLFCPHCATGGGEVAHHELTEAELHGLLDEALEMGVFAISLSGGEPLTRSDLLPFLARADAAGLRVTVLTNGLLLDETILGHMPRNVSFLVSLDGLGEGYEYFRGSDNYRIISRTIRLLQESGRQFALTCMFTRLNKDQTRKVMQRFLLAEGIPVIPTPVLPLGRARSHEELLLSKDDAEAFVALKQMKREYYATKKARSDSPSGQPSFTIDDMTEIFESAFWACSGTRSDLAVNFDGTVYPCLNCVCASVFPLGNIRETTVKQIWHSSEATKRFRQITWSDFRRCSGCDIASFCNFRCPALSLIAHGDPLVCGADAFTQAVIRLGARQRLSDPLR